One stretch of Holophagaceae bacterium DNA includes these proteins:
- a CDS encoding GAF domain-containing protein, with amino-acid sequence MTKETDPNQAPENAAASAPDRGPAGGADPDVALEQCAAKEDLLGLLLERATSIYPCENWLFGEIPDPENPVEVEILAYSPTRLQKVYQGMRIPILQSGFSRRLYQEHCLSYVGEDNGSITQLNPQFVETFALSSFMGVPLLFEDRIAGILFAATFKGEKACVPSESQQEALMRLAQAGALALHRIQAQAAR; translated from the coding sequence ATGACCAAAGAAACCGATCCCAACCAGGCTCCAGAAAACGCCGCCGCGTCCGCCCCGGACCGCGGGCCGGCCGGGGGCGCGGACCCCGACGTCGCCCTGGAGCAGTGCGCCGCCAAGGAGGATCTCCTGGGACTGCTGCTGGAGCGGGCGACCTCGATTTACCCTTGCGAGAACTGGCTGTTCGGTGAGATCCCCGACCCCGAAAACCCCGTGGAAGTGGAGATCCTGGCCTATTCGCCCACGCGCCTGCAGAAGGTCTACCAGGGCATGCGGATTCCCATCCTGCAGAGCGGCTTCAGCCGCCGCCTCTATCAAGAGCATTGCTTGAGCTATGTGGGCGAGGACAACGGGAGCATCACCCAGTTGAATCCCCAGTTCGTCGAGACCTTCGCGCTCTCGAGCTTCATGGGCGTGCCCCTGCTATTCGAGGACCGCATCGCCGGGATCCTGTTCGCGGCCACCTTCAAGGGCGAAAAGGCGTGCGTGCCCAGTGAATCCCAGCAGGAAGCCCTCATGCGGCTGGCCCAGGCCGGAGCGCTCGCCCTCCATCGAATCCAGGCCCAGGCGGCCAGGTAG
- a CDS encoding DMT family protein has translation MRAWLPILLLFLSNIAMTFAWYGHLKTERNSPLFVAILVSWGIAFIEYCLQVPANRMGYGRYTLPQLKVIQEVLALVVFAGFAVWYMREKLTMNHLWAACCLVGAVFFTFRR, from the coding sequence ATGCGAGCTTGGCTTCCCATCCTGCTGCTCTTCCTCTCCAACATCGCGATGACCTTCGCCTGGTATGGGCATCTGAAAACCGAGCGCAATTCACCGCTGTTCGTGGCCATCCTGGTGAGCTGGGGCATCGCTTTCATCGAATACTGCCTGCAAGTGCCCGCGAACCGCATGGGTTATGGCCGTTACACCCTGCCCCAGCTGAAGGTGATCCAGGAAGTCCTTGCGTTGGTCGTTTTCGCGGGGTTCGCGGTCTGGTACATGCGTGAAAAACTGACCATGAACCATCTGTGGGCCGCATGCTGCCTGGTGGGCGCGGTCTTCTTCACCTTCAGGAGATGA
- a CDS encoding DUF4286 family protein, with the protein MITYEVTVGVEAQLSEAFEQYMRGKHIPEIMATSCFLTARFEKVAPTRFRTRYEAADRADLDFYLAKHATRLREDFAAHFPHGCKASREVWDEVETFTRGRK; encoded by the coding sequence GTGATCACCTATGAAGTCACCGTTGGCGTCGAGGCTCAGCTCTCGGAAGCCTTTGAGCAGTACATGCGGGGGAAGCACATCCCGGAAATCATGGCCACAAGCTGTTTCCTGACTGCGCGCTTCGAGAAGGTGGCACCCACACGGTTCCGGACCCGTTATGAAGCGGCGGACCGGGCGGACCTTGATTTCTATCTCGCAAAACACGCAACCCGTCTCCGGGAGGATTTCGCGGCCCATTTTCCCCATGGATGCAAAGCCAGCCGGGAAGTTTGGGACGAGGTGGAAACCTTCACAAGGGGTCGTAAATGA
- a CDS encoding DUF1028 domain-containing protein → MRRIFMITAASISLFAQMPAARAQRPVHTFSIVARDPITGDLGIAVQSHWFNVGSGVIHAEPGVGAVATQSIPDIAYGPLGLQLMKAGKSAPEALKALVAVDAEESVRQVGMVDAQGRAASHTGSMDIPEAGGIVGEGFAVQANMMAKNTVWPEMAKAYREGLKDPKLDLADRLLAALRAAQAQGGDFRGMQSAAILIVKAKPSGQPWNDKLFDLRVEDSPDPIAELSRLVQLQRAYQLMNAGDAFVSKNQWKPALEAYSAAAKLAPQIVELPYWHAVALVNGGRVQEALPIFKEVFRREPRWRAAARRLAKVKQLPNDEAILKLIEAQ, encoded by the coding sequence ATGCGTCGTATCTTCATGATCACCGCTGCCAGCATTTCCCTATTCGCCCAAATGCCTGCGGCCCGCGCCCAACGCCCCGTGCACACCTTCTCCATCGTGGCGCGCGATCCAATCACCGGGGATCTGGGCATCGCGGTGCAGAGCCACTGGTTCAACGTGGGCAGCGGCGTGATCCACGCCGAGCCCGGCGTCGGCGCCGTGGCCACCCAGAGCATCCCGGACATCGCCTATGGTCCCCTTGGGTTGCAATTGATGAAGGCCGGCAAGAGCGCGCCAGAGGCCCTGAAGGCGCTGGTGGCCGTGGACGCGGAGGAATCCGTGCGGCAGGTGGGGATGGTGGACGCCCAGGGGCGCGCGGCCTCCCACACGGGTTCCATGGACATTCCCGAGGCCGGGGGCATCGTGGGCGAGGGCTTTGCGGTCCAGGCCAACATGATGGCCAAGAACACGGTCTGGCCAGAGATGGCCAAGGCCTACCGCGAGGGGCTAAAGGATCCCAAGCTCGACCTGGCGGATCGCTTGCTGGCGGCCCTTCGCGCAGCCCAGGCCCAAGGCGGCGACTTCCGCGGCATGCAGAGCGCGGCCATCCTCATCGTCAAGGCGAAACCCTCGGGCCAGCCATGGAACGACAAACTGTTCGATCTGCGGGTGGAGGACAGCCCGGACCCCATCGCGGAATTATCTCGGCTGGTCCAGCTCCAGCGGGCCTACCAGCTCATGAACGCGGGTGATGCCTTCGTCTCCAAGAACCAGTGGAAACCCGCTCTGGAGGCCTATTCCGCCGCCGCCAAGCTGGCTCCGCAGATCGTGGAGCTGCCCTACTGGCATGCGGTGGCCCTGGTGAACGGCGGCCGGGTGCAGGAGGCACTGCCCATCTTCAAGGAAGTCTTCCGCCGCGAACCCAGGTGGCGCGCCGCAGCGCGCAGGTTGGCGAAAGTGAAGCAGCTGCCCAACGACGAGGCCATCCTGAAACTCATCGAAGCACAGTAG
- a CDS encoding CPBP family intramembrane metalloprotease, whose product MLRIPWWLPALVLGAARLLWPRQSWAAVLAYHLVCLAGLRGPFKWGAVGRAWIPILAAFALLPLILLIPPLALFPRDRVADLLSHWPGGLVSWAIYSFIFNVAIEEAFWRGTLVREKPWPAYVHGAAFGLHHFVAGFLQFGWMWAVPSFLLPAAVGTLWARSVRGSDGLGIALLTHLWADAALVLLVAGQLR is encoded by the coding sequence ATGCTCCGCATCCCCTGGTGGCTGCCGGCCCTCGTCCTCGGGGCCGCGCGGCTGCTCTGGCCGCGACAGTCATGGGCCGCTGTGCTGGCCTACCATCTCGTGTGCCTGGCCGGGCTGCGGGGGCCCTTCAAATGGGGGGCCGTTGGCCGCGCCTGGATTCCGATCCTGGCGGCCTTCGCCCTGCTTCCGTTGATTCTGCTGATCCCGCCTTTGGCCTTGTTCCCAAGGGATCGCGTCGCGGATCTTCTGAGCCATTGGCCCGGCGGCCTGGTGAGCTGGGCGATCTATTCCTTCATCTTCAATGTAGCGATCGAGGAAGCCTTTTGGCGCGGCACCCTGGTCCGCGAAAAGCCTTGGCCCGCCTACGTCCACGGAGCCGCCTTCGGGCTGCATCACTTCGTCGCGGGGTTCCTCCAATTCGGATGGATGTGGGCTGTGCCATCGTTCCTGCTGCCTGCCGCCGTGGGGACCCTATGGGCGCGAAGCGTCCGCGGTTCGGACGGCCTGGGCATCGCGCTGCTCACCCACCTTTGGGCGGATGCGGCCCTGGTGCTGCTGGTGGCTGGGCAGCTGCGGTAG
- the alaS gene encoding alanine--tRNA ligase has protein sequence MKTSELRQRFLAYFEENGHRKVASSSVVGPADDPTVMWTNSGMIQFKDVFLGKEIRDYTRATSSQKCLRAGGKHNDLDQVGFTARHHTFFEMLGNFSFGDYFKADAIRFAWDLVTGPLDEGKLGIDPSRLWVTVFEGADGIPADLEAEELWKAAGVPPERIRRYGKKDNFWQMGDTGPCGPCSEIFYDRGERYPGDATPNGEGDRVMEIWNLVFMQYVRDAGGVLSPLPRPSIDTGMGLERTASILQGKDSNYEIDLFEPIFEAIWHVAKVKPADRAEHTNRTASQVIADHIRAAVFMTYDGVVPSNEGRGYVLRKIVRRALRFGKKLGIEGAFFADLVPSVVSAMEDAYPELRPEASRVAKALKREEQQFSVTLNAGLKQLEACDVRQGRLSGADIFKLYDTFGFPVDLVEDWCRERDLSCDLGGFQTALAEQQAKGRAALKSHDQRLSGDFAMLAELPATEFLGYGATEADARVLALFDAANKRVASLSGEGSVLLDRTPFYAMGGGQVGDTGRLHFEGGAAEVLDCVAAAPKRSLHKVRVEGDLKEGASLHAVVDADRRARIRAHHTATHLLHAALREVLGTHVKQAGSVVDADRLRFDFTHFAPIEPEQMAEIERLVNEQALQAKATHLAEMSIDEALASGAMALFGEKYGDYVRVMSVPGFSVELCGGTHVANTGEIGLVKVTSESAVASGVRRLEAVAGAAALDLLQHDEQLLSQLARQANTSRESLGDLVAAKDTRITQLERELKEAKLKAASGGGSAEQVEQVNGFTVITASVDGLEGNALRELMDQVRTRHQDAVIAMASKVAEDKLAMLVSVSAGRNADAGALLKLMAPHIDGRGGGKKDLAQGGGANPAGIPAAFTALKAALAAL, from the coding sequence ATGAAAACTTCTGAACTCCGCCAACGATTTCTCGCCTACTTCGAGGAGAACGGCCATCGCAAGGTGGCTTCGTCCTCGGTCGTGGGCCCCGCCGATGATCCGACCGTGATGTGGACCAACTCGGGGATGATCCAGTTCAAGGATGTGTTCCTGGGAAAGGAAATCCGGGATTACACGAGGGCCACCTCTTCCCAGAAATGCCTGCGCGCCGGGGGCAAGCACAATGACCTGGACCAGGTGGGATTCACCGCGAGGCACCACACCTTTTTCGAAATGCTCGGCAATTTTTCCTTCGGCGATTACTTCAAGGCCGACGCCATCCGCTTCGCCTGGGACCTGGTGACCGGCCCCCTGGACGAAGGCAAGCTGGGCATCGATCCCTCCCGCCTGTGGGTCACGGTGTTCGAAGGCGCCGACGGAATACCCGCCGACCTTGAGGCCGAGGAGCTGTGGAAGGCTGCGGGCGTGCCGCCCGAGCGCATCCGGCGCTACGGCAAGAAGGATAATTTCTGGCAGATGGGCGATACCGGGCCCTGCGGACCTTGCTCGGAAATCTTCTACGACCGCGGGGAGCGCTATCCCGGCGACGCCACGCCCAACGGCGAAGGCGACCGGGTCATGGAGATCTGGAACCTGGTCTTCATGCAGTACGTGCGGGATGCAGGCGGAGTCCTGTCGCCCCTGCCCCGGCCCAGCATCGACACGGGCATGGGCCTGGAGCGCACCGCCTCGATCCTCCAAGGCAAGGACAGCAATTACGAGATCGACCTGTTCGAGCCCATCTTCGAGGCCATCTGGCACGTGGCGAAAGTCAAGCCCGCGGACCGCGCCGAGCACACCAACCGCACCGCCTCGCAGGTCATCGCGGACCACATCCGCGCCGCCGTCTTCATGACCTACGACGGCGTGGTGCCCAGCAACGAGGGCCGCGGCTACGTGCTGCGCAAGATCGTGCGCCGGGCCCTGCGCTTCGGGAAGAAGCTGGGCATCGAAGGCGCTTTCTTCGCGGATCTGGTGCCTTCGGTGGTGTCGGCCATGGAGGATGCCTATCCGGAATTGAGACCCGAGGCGTCCCGCGTCGCCAAGGCGCTGAAGCGCGAGGAACAGCAGTTCTCCGTGACGCTGAACGCGGGTTTGAAGCAACTCGAAGCCTGTGATGTGCGCCAAGGCAGGCTTTCCGGCGCGGACATCTTCAAGCTCTACGACACCTTCGGCTTCCCCGTGGATCTGGTGGAGGACTGGTGCCGCGAACGGGATCTTTCCTGCGATCTCGGGGGTTTCCAGACTGCCCTGGCCGAACAGCAGGCCAAGGGCCGCGCAGCGCTTAAGTCCCACGACCAGCGGCTTTCCGGTGATTTCGCCATGCTGGCAGAACTGCCGGCCACGGAATTCCTGGGCTATGGGGCGACGGAAGCCGATGCCAGGGTGCTGGCCCTCTTCGACGCCGCGAACAAACGGGTCGCCTCGCTTTCCGGCGAAGGGTCTGTCCTGCTGGACCGCACGCCCTTCTATGCCATGGGCGGCGGCCAGGTGGGCGACACCGGCCGATTGCACTTCGAGGGCGGTGCTGCGGAGGTCCTGGATTGCGTGGCCGCCGCACCCAAACGCAGCCTCCACAAGGTGCGGGTGGAAGGCGACTTGAAAGAGGGCGCTTCCCTTCATGCGGTCGTGGACGCCGACCGCCGCGCCCGCATCCGGGCCCACCACACCGCCACCCACCTGCTCCACGCCGCGCTGCGGGAAGTCCTTGGCACCCACGTGAAGCAGGCGGGCTCCGTGGTGGACGCGGACCGCCTGCGCTTCGACTTCACCCATTTCGCGCCCATCGAACCCGAGCAGATGGCCGAGATCGAGCGGCTGGTGAACGAGCAGGCTTTGCAAGCCAAGGCGACCCACCTGGCTGAAATGTCCATCGACGAAGCGCTGGCTTCAGGCGCCATGGCCCTGTTCGGCGAAAAGTACGGCGATTACGTGCGCGTGATGTCGGTGCCTGGCTTCAGTGTCGAACTTTGCGGCGGCACCCACGTCGCCAACACCGGCGAGATCGGGCTGGTGAAAGTCACCAGCGAAAGCGCCGTGGCCAGCGGGGTGCGGCGTCTGGAAGCCGTGGCCGGGGCGGCGGCGCTGGACTTGCTCCAGCACGACGAGCAGCTCCTTTCCCAGCTTGCGCGGCAGGCGAATACCAGCCGCGAGTCCCTGGGGGACCTGGTCGCCGCCAAGGACACCCGCATCACACAACTGGAACGGGAACTGAAGGAAGCCAAGCTGAAGGCCGCCAGCGGAGGCGGAAGCGCGGAACAAGTGGAACAGGTGAACGGCTTCACGGTCATCACCGCCAGCGTGGATGGCCTGGAGGGCAACGCCCTGCGCGAATTGATGGACCAGGTCCGCACGCGCCACCAGGATGCCGTCATCGCCATGGCTTCGAAAGTCGCCGAGGACAAGCTGGCCATGCTGGTTTCCGTGTCTGCGGGCCGCAACGCCGATGCCGGAGCGCTGCTCAAACTCATGGCCCCGCACATCGACGGCCGCGGGGGCGGAAAGAAGGATCTGGCCCAGGGCGGCGGCGCGAACCCGGCCGGCATCCCCGCTGCCTTCACCGCTCTGAAGGCAGCGCTGGCCGCGCTCTAG
- the purH gene encoding bifunctional phosphoribosylaminoimidazolecarboxamide formyltransferase/IMP cyclohydrolase, producing MPRALLSVYDKTGLLDLARSLKAMGWDLLATGGTFRALVEAGLDVMEVADYTGAPECFEGRVKTLHPKIHGGLLFRRDSEQHVADAERLDIAPIDLVVVNLYPFESTISKAGASFEECIEQIDIGGPSMLRSASKNHGSVTVLTDPGQYAGFIQKQKAGTWSLADRRICALAAFKQTAVYDIAISKWMENQFAPEGEELPDTLDLRLSKRQGLRYGENPHQPAAFYVDRAAGTEGIAACEQLQGKELSFNNLLDADAAARLAWQLKAPACVIVKHNNPCGAAVAAHPLDAFLKAQAADPLSSFGGIVAFNRAIGIEVAQAMAQSFWEVILAPGFTQEALQVFAAKKQLRLLRMPKQWPMAASDLDLRTIGGGFLVQRPDGQFTEFEQWEVKVTGRGPNPVQEDLMLAQKLAKAVKSNAIVLVKNGATVGIGAGQMSRVDSVEIACRKAGERAKGSVLGSDAFFPFPDGLELAASHGIHAIVEPGGSLRDADVIAAAQRLGVWLFFSGMRHFRH from the coding sequence ATGCCCCGCGCCTTGCTTTCGGTCTACGACAAAACCGGCCTGCTCGATCTCGCCCGCAGCCTGAAGGCGATGGGCTGGGATCTGCTGGCCACCGGCGGGACCTTCAGGGCTTTGGTGGAGGCGGGCCTCGACGTGATGGAGGTGGCCGATTACACCGGGGCCCCGGAATGTTTCGAGGGCCGCGTCAAGACCCTGCATCCGAAGATCCATGGCGGGCTGCTGTTCCGGCGGGATTCGGAACAGCACGTGGCGGACGCGGAACGCCTGGATATCGCGCCCATCGACCTCGTGGTGGTCAATCTCTACCCCTTCGAATCCACCATTTCCAAGGCCGGCGCTTCCTTCGAGGAATGCATCGAGCAGATCGACATCGGCGGCCCCTCCATGCTGCGGAGCGCTTCCAAGAACCACGGCTCCGTGACGGTGCTCACGGACCCGGGCCAGTACGCCGGGTTCATCCAGAAGCAGAAAGCGGGCACCTGGTCCCTGGCGGACCGGAGGATCTGCGCCCTGGCGGCCTTCAAGCAGACAGCCGTCTACGACATCGCCATTTCGAAATGGATGGAAAACCAGTTCGCGCCGGAAGGCGAGGAACTCCCGGACACGCTGGACCTCCGGCTCTCCAAGCGCCAGGGGTTGCGCTACGGCGAGAACCCCCATCAGCCCGCCGCTTTCTACGTCGATCGGGCCGCGGGCACCGAAGGCATCGCGGCCTGCGAGCAATTGCAGGGCAAGGAGCTCTCCTTCAACAACCTGCTGGACGCGGACGCCGCCGCGCGCCTGGCCTGGCAGCTCAAGGCTCCGGCCTGCGTCATCGTCAAGCACAACAACCCCTGCGGCGCCGCCGTGGCCGCCCATCCCCTCGATGCCTTCCTGAAAGCCCAGGCGGCGGATCCCCTCTCCAGCTTCGGCGGCATCGTGGCCTTCAACCGGGCCATCGGTATCGAAGTGGCCCAGGCCATGGCCCAAAGCTTCTGGGAGGTCATCCTGGCCCCCGGCTTCACCCAGGAAGCGCTGCAGGTTTTCGCCGCCAAGAAGCAGCTGCGGCTGCTGCGCATGCCCAAGCAGTGGCCCATGGCGGCCTCCGACCTGGACCTGCGCACCATCGGGGGCGGTTTCCTGGTGCAGCGCCCGGACGGCCAGTTCACTGAATTCGAGCAATGGGAAGTCAAAGTCACCGGCCGGGGCCCCAACCCGGTGCAGGAAGATCTCATGCTCGCGCAGAAACTCGCCAAGGCGGTCAAATCCAACGCCATCGTGCTCGTGAAAAACGGCGCCACCGTGGGCATCGGCGCCGGTCAGATGTCCAGGGTGGACAGCGTGGAGATCGCCTGCCGCAAAGCCGGCGAAAGGGCCAAAGGCTCGGTGCTCGGCAGCGACGCCTTCTTCCCCTTCCCCGATGGCCTTGAACTGGCCGCCAGCCATGGCATCCACGCCATCGTGGAGCCCGGGGGCAGCCTGCGCGACGCCGATGTCATCGCCGCCGCGCAGCGGCTCGGCGTGTGGCTGTTCTTCAGCGGCATGCGGCATTTCAGGCACTAG
- a CDS encoding (2Fe-2S)-binding protein: MPKVLINGVEKEFPVGTLVLDACEQSGIAIPHYCYHPALTPVATCRMCMVEIKGMPKLATSCTTTVGPAPKDNPEGIAMEIITNSKAVADARASVMEFLLLNHPLDCPICDQAGECKLQDYSYEYGSGDSRMGEVKRRYRYEDLGGKIVIDKNRCIHCTRCIRFTQEISGTHELTVAQRGSKLEVTTYSGKTMDANPWAGNVVDLCPVGALTSRDFRFNRRVWYLKNIPTISRHSALANPIWADVDQNKAWRFRPRPVEGKTASYFISDEERAACHDYNLKPEARVMKPELNGRDGSVEAIREALQQAGPTAVVAQGVFGCDAAQRLGDLASKPEWRFGIGTKSYAIQLPKLQTHTDGIYNRRGFSERGFRFSMLDELEELVKKGSVKALVLLYDAPFSGAKETERLKAMLASVPFSLVLESVASELGGAATARLPITTYLEENDFVTAHTGELRRYQKALEPPKGVKTVPLWVKELVKEPVPAPAAV; encoded by the coding sequence ATGCCGAAGGTGTTGATCAACGGAGTGGAAAAGGAGTTCCCGGTGGGCACGCTGGTGCTGGATGCCTGCGAGCAGTCCGGCATCGCCATTCCGCATTACTGCTACCACCCGGCGTTGACGCCGGTGGCCACCTGCCGCATGTGCATGGTGGAGATCAAGGGGATGCCGAAACTGGCCACATCCTGCACCACGACCGTGGGACCGGCGCCCAAGGACAACCCCGAAGGCATCGCCATGGAGATCATCACCAACTCCAAGGCGGTGGCCGATGCGCGGGCGAGCGTGATGGAATTCCTGCTGCTGAACCATCCCTTGGATTGCCCCATCTGCGACCAGGCGGGCGAGTGCAAATTGCAGGATTACAGCTACGAGTATGGAAGCGGCGACAGCCGCATGGGCGAAGTGAAACGCCGCTACCGGTACGAGGATCTGGGCGGAAAAATCGTCATCGACAAGAACCGCTGCATCCACTGCACCCGCTGCATCCGCTTCACCCAGGAGATCAGCGGCACGCACGAACTCACGGTGGCGCAGCGCGGCTCCAAGCTGGAAGTCACCACCTACAGCGGGAAGACCATGGACGCCAATCCCTGGGCGGGGAACGTGGTGGACCTCTGCCCCGTGGGCGCGCTCACGAGCCGCGATTTCCGCTTCAACCGCCGGGTCTGGTATCTCAAGAACATCCCTACCATCAGCCGCCACTCCGCCTTGGCCAATCCCATCTGGGCGGACGTGGACCAGAACAAGGCCTGGCGGTTCCGGCCTCGCCCTGTGGAGGGCAAAACGGCCTCCTACTTCATCAGCGATGAAGAACGCGCCGCCTGCCACGACTACAACCTGAAGCCCGAAGCCCGGGTCATGAAACCGGAGCTGAACGGGCGGGACGGCAGCGTCGAAGCCATCCGCGAGGCGCTTCAGCAGGCGGGTCCGACGGCGGTCGTCGCCCAGGGCGTGTTCGGCTGCGATGCGGCCCAGCGGCTGGGCGATCTCGCTTCGAAACCTGAATGGCGGTTCGGCATAGGAACCAAGAGCTATGCGATCCAGCTGCCCAAGCTCCAGACCCACACCGACGGCATCTACAACCGGCGCGGATTCTCTGAGCGGGGTTTCCGCTTCTCGATGCTGGATGAGCTCGAGGAGCTGGTGAAGAAGGGTTCCGTGAAGGCCCTGGTGCTGCTCTACGACGCACCCTTTTCGGGGGCCAAGGAGACGGAGCGGCTCAAGGCCATGCTCGCCTCGGTGCCGTTCAGCCTCGTGCTGGAGTCGGTGGCTTCGGAACTCGGAGGCGCCGCGACCGCCCGCCTGCCCATCACCACCTACCTCGAAGAGAATGATTTCGTCACGGCGCACACCGGCGAGTTGCGGCGCTACCAGAAGGCCCTGGAGCCGCCCAAGGGCGTGAAGACCGTGCCCCTCTGGGTGAAGGAACTGGTGAAGGAACCGGTTCCCGCCCCCGCCGCGGTGTGA
- a CDS encoding DUF393 domain-containing protein codes for MFPKGPLILAYDAECSLCCRMMDRLRERDRKGLLVFFPIQGKDLAFFAPELAGRDLHGEIHGLEEGSRRVWSGGALLPHVLGRLPGWRWVAPMLHLPGISNLTAWLYRRRAVRRYQKYGKQPFSDRF; via the coding sequence GTGTTCCCAAAGGGCCCGCTGATCCTCGCCTACGACGCCGAGTGCAGCCTCTGCTGCCGCATGATGGACCGCCTGAGGGAACGGGACCGCAAGGGCCTGCTGGTGTTCTTTCCGATCCAGGGCAAGGATCTCGCGTTCTTCGCGCCGGAATTGGCCGGGAGGGACCTGCACGGCGAAATCCACGGGCTCGAGGAAGGAAGCCGCCGGGTTTGGAGCGGCGGCGCCCTGTTGCCGCATGTGCTCGGGCGCCTGCCGGGCTGGCGCTGGGTGGCCCCCATGCTCCACCTCCCCGGCATCAGCAACCTGACGGCTTGGCTGTACCGGAGGAGGGCGGTCCGGAGATACCAGAAGTACGGCAAGCAGCCTTTCTCGGACCGGTTCTAG
- a CDS encoding lipo-like protein, with amino-acid sequence MLGSMGIHDAIATWLIRYLTGELPGYQRRVPNDLPRMRETMEPCDILLVEGNSRISQMIMYLTQSSWSHAAIYIGDALLRWGGPHAAEALESFGEEATSLLVESDMINGVTVRPLSKYQDRNIRVCRPHGLLMDDRDRVLSVVLSHLGVQYDRRNILDLARYLTPFHLLPRKFRRRPFYFGSSGSREVICSALIAKAFYKANYPIQPMIRVANPAAGDPARTRIMARHPSYIMPRDFDLSPNFEVLKLHLSGQVPDEGMAWG; translated from the coding sequence ATGCTAGGGTCCATGGGCATCCACGACGCCATCGCCACTTGGCTGATCCGCTACCTGACCGGCGAGTTGCCGGGATACCAGCGGCGCGTGCCCAACGACCTGCCGCGGATGCGGGAAACCATGGAACCCTGCGACATCCTGCTGGTGGAGGGCAATAGCCGCATCAGCCAGATGATCATGTACCTGACCCAAAGCTCCTGGAGCCACGCGGCCATCTACATCGGGGACGCCCTGCTGCGGTGGGGCGGCCCCCACGCCGCTGAGGCGCTGGAAAGTTTTGGCGAGGAAGCGACCTCGCTTCTGGTCGAGAGCGACATGATCAACGGTGTCACGGTCAGGCCCCTGTCGAAATACCAGGACCGCAACATCCGGGTCTGCCGTCCCCATGGATTGCTGATGGATGACCGGGACCGGGTGCTGTCGGTGGTGCTGAGCCATCTGGGCGTCCAGTACGACCGCCGCAACATCCTGGACCTGGCGCGATACCTCACCCCCTTCCACCTGCTGCCCCGGAAATTCCGGCGGCGCCCTTTCTATTTCGGCAGTTCCGGCAGCCGCGAGGTCATCTGTTCGGCGCTCATCGCCAAGGCCTTCTACAAAGCCAACTACCCCATCCAGCCCATGATCCGGGTCGCCAATCCGGCCGCGGGCGACCCTGCCCGCACCCGCATCATGGCCCGGCATCCGAGCTACATCATGCCGCGCGACTTCGATCTCTCCCCGAATTTCGAGGTGCTGAAACTGCATCTTTCCGGGCAGGTCCCTGATGAGGGCATGGCCTGGGGCTGA
- a CDS encoding lysophospholipid acyltransferase family protein, translated as MQDRMQSDSRLLGLAYKAVFGTLFPLFKFASRTFKRRKRGHEIADQIMTAFMDLRPKYLDAVKGNVAQVLGLKLADPLVEATARRVVRNHAYSWVDFFRFAQRPPEEALELVKSTPSFANLERVVAEGKGGILLTAHAGNYELGGILLRSRNLPVHAVYKPDRFEAVERLRSDMRAAGGVVGIPVDGVGFSTLPLVKLLREGKLVGMQGDRDFSLNGLKIPFFGRDAFFPRGPWELAAMTGAPVLCGLFFMDADQDFHAIFTEPITIRAPRGERMVEIEAAMRRYVAMLEDFIRAHPDQWYCFYPFWDDPMREA; from the coding sequence GTGCAAGACCGCATGCAAAGCGATTCCAGGCTCCTGGGGCTTGCCTACAAGGCGGTCTTCGGGACGCTCTTCCCCCTGTTCAAATTCGCGTCGCGGACCTTCAAGCGGCGGAAGCGGGGGCATGAAATCGCGGACCAGATCATGACGGCCTTCATGGATCTGCGCCCGAAATACCTGGATGCAGTGAAAGGCAACGTCGCCCAGGTGCTCGGCCTGAAGCTCGCCGATCCCCTGGTGGAGGCCACCGCCCGGAGAGTGGTCCGCAACCACGCCTATTCTTGGGTGGATTTTTTCCGCTTCGCCCAGCGCCCGCCGGAAGAAGCCTTGGAACTCGTGAAATCGACCCCCTCCTTCGCCAACCTGGAGCGGGTGGTCGCGGAAGGGAAAGGCGGCATCCTGCTCACCGCCCACGCCGGCAACTACGAACTGGGCGGCATCCTGCTGCGGTCGAGGAACCTTCCCGTCCACGCCGTCTACAAGCCCGACCGCTTTGAGGCCGTCGAACGCCTCCGCAGCGACATGCGGGCCGCCGGGGGCGTGGTGGGCATCCCCGTGGATGGCGTCGGCTTCTCCACGCTGCCCCTCGTGAAGCTGCTCCGGGAGGGCAAGCTGGTGGGCATGCAAGGCGACCGGGACTTCAGCCTGAACGGCTTGAAAATCCCCTTTTTCGGCCGGGATGCCTTCTTCCCGCGGGGTCCCTGGGAATTGGCGGCCATGACCGGCGCGCCAGTCCTATGCGGCCTTTTCTTCATGGATGCCGACCAGGACTTCCATGCGATCTTCACCGAACCGATCACCATCCGCGCCCCGAGGGGGGAACGCATGGTGGAGATCGAAGCGGCCATGAGGCGCTATGTCGCGATGCTCGAGGATTTCATCCGCGCGCACCCGGACCAGTGGTACTGCTTCTATCCCTTCTGGGACGATCCGATGCGGGAGGCCTGA